ATCTTTAAAAGTCTTGAAGCAATTAAATCGAAAACTCCTAAGTATATTCCTAAAAATACACTCATTAAAACTACCCAAGAAGTTGCGGAAATAATTTCCTTTTTTCTTGGCCATTGAACTTTGGCATATTCTGCCCTAATATCTTTTAACATACTCATATTTGCACCACCATTTTAAATATTTTGTTTTTTCTATATAAAAAAATGGCAGGTCAAGAGGGACTCGAACCCCCAACCCTCGGTTTTGGAGACCGATGCTCTACCAATTGAGCCATTGACCTGCATGTTGTTGCAAACTGAAGCTTAAAAATTACTTTTTAGTTTCTTTATGTAATGTTACTTTCTTGTCCCATTTACAGTATTTATTTAATTCTAATCTTTCAGTAGTGTTCTTCTTATTTTTAGAAGTACTATAGTTTCTTCTTTTACACTCTGTACACTCTAATTGAATATTTACTCTCACTCTTCACACCTCCACTCATCTAACGGATATTAAAAATCCTCCCATTTTTAACATGGTGACATAGAGTTTCCTACTTGCTTACTAAGACATAGATGATAATATCACTTTTTTTTAATTTTGTCAATATAAAAATATCATTTTTTTTATATCAAATAAAAAAGATTGGCAACTTTCTATCC
The DNA window shown above is from Cetobacterium ceti and carries:
- the secE gene encoding preprotein translocase subunit SecE, with the translated sequence MSMLKDIRAEYAKVQWPRKKEIISATSWVVLMSVFLGIYLGVFDLIASRLLKMLVSLFGG
- the rpmG gene encoding 50S ribosomal protein L33; translated protein: MRVNIQLECTECKRRNYSTSKNKKNTTERLELNKYCKWDKKVTLHKETKK